A window of the Oscillospiraceae bacterium genome harbors these coding sequences:
- the rnc gene encoding ribonuclease III, translating to MKDLSGLEEKLGYTFKNKLLLLNALTHSSFANETHAPGGSNERLEFLGDSILGFVVADYLYRNFPEWPEGHLTKTRAALVCEQACCDFSKEMEVGKYLRLSHGEQNNGGRTRTSLLADAFESITAAIYLDGGFEQARTFILRFTLPVLKTLRSKAPFHDYKTKLQEIIQHNPGEKLSYILTGESGPDHDKHFTVEVHLNSNVIGKGGGHTKKDAEQQAAREALELMGY from the coding sequence ATGAAGGACCTTTCCGGATTAGAAGAAAAACTGGGATACACCTTCAAAAACAAACTTCTGCTGCTCAATGCTCTTACACATTCTTCCTTTGCAAATGAGACCCACGCACCCGGCGGCAGCAATGAACGCCTGGAATTTTTGGGCGACAGCATTTTGGGCTTTGTGGTGGCAGATTATCTGTACCGCAATTTTCCAGAGTGGCCTGAGGGGCACCTGACCAAGACCCGCGCCGCCCTGGTGTGCGAGCAAGCTTGCTGCGACTTTTCCAAAGAGATGGAGGTCGGCAAATACCTGCGTCTGAGTCATGGCGAGCAAAACAACGGCGGGCGTACCCGCACCTCTCTGCTTGCAGATGCGTTTGAGTCAATTACAGCCGCCATCTATCTGGACGGCGGCTTTGAGCAGGCGCGCACGTTTATTCTGCGTTTTACGCTGCCGGTGCTCAAGACTCTGCGCAGCAAAGCACCGTTCCACGATTATAAGACCAAGCTGCAGGAAATCATTCAGCACAACCCCGGCGAAAAGCTTTCTTATATTCTCACGGGTGAGAGCGGGCCGGACCATGACAAACACTTTACAGTGGAAGTACACTTAAACAGCAATGTCATCGGTAAAGGCGGCGGCCATACGAAAAAAGACGCCGAGCAGCAAGCTGCCCGTGAAGCACTGGAACTGATGGGATATTGA
- a CDS encoding radical SAM protein, whose product MRHANVAVFVPHVGCPHRCSFCDQRLITGETSLPGPQEVRAAAETALASLGPAAAKAEIAFFGGSFTAVDDAYRRSLLEAAYPYVKSGRFAGIRLSTRPDAIDDDILEELSAYGVTTIELGAQSMDNAVLQKNGRGHTAEQVESATRLIAARGFHLGLQMMTGLPGDTPAGARHTARCFAALGAEEVRIYPTIVLPHTQIAAWYQAGSYVPQTLEEAVSLCAELLTFFEQRGIRVIRLGLHASPQLEHERLGGPWHPAFRELCESRRWLVRMQQQLFNKPFGHYTFTVPARYLSQAKGQKKGNLSVLSAQGYAVTVVPGEAFRLV is encoded by the coding sequence TTGAGACACGCAAATGTAGCGGTCTTTGTGCCGCATGTGGGCTGCCCGCACCGGTGCAGCTTTTGTGACCAGCGGCTGATTACCGGCGAAACCAGCCTGCCCGGCCCGCAGGAGGTGCGTGCTGCAGCAGAAACTGCGCTCGCTTCTCTCGGTCCCGCGGCGGCAAAGGCTGAAATTGCCTTTTTCGGCGGCAGCTTTACCGCGGTCGATGACGCCTACCGCAGAAGCCTTTTAGAGGCGGCTTATCCGTATGTCAAAAGCGGGCGCTTTGCCGGTATTCGGCTCTCTACACGGCCGGATGCCATTGATGATGATATTTTAGAGGAACTTTCCGCTTACGGCGTTACCACGATTGAGCTTGGCGCGCAGAGTATGGACAACGCGGTACTTCAAAAGAACGGCCGCGGCCACACAGCGGAGCAGGTGGAGTCAGCCACCCGGCTGATTGCTGCCCGCGGCTTTCATTTGGGCCTGCAGATGATGACTGGCCTGCCCGGTGATACGCCTGCAGGTGCCAGGCACACTGCCCGCTGCTTTGCGGCGCTTGGCGCTGAGGAAGTCCGTATTTACCCGACGATTGTTTTGCCGCATACGCAGATTGCCGCATGGTATCAGGCGGGCAGCTATGTGCCGCAGACTTTGGAGGAAGCCGTTTCGCTTTGTGCAGAGCTTCTTACCTTTTTCGAGCAGCGCGGCATCCGCGTGATTCGCTTGGGTCTGCACGCTTCCCCGCAGCTAGAGCATGAGCGGCTCGGGGGGCCGTGGCATCCCGCTTTCCGGGAGCTATGCGAAAGCCGCCGCTGGCTTGTGCGAATGCAGCAGCAGCTTTTTAACAAACCTTTTGGCCATTACACATTCACAGTACCGGCAAGGTATCTTTCCCAGGCAAAGGGGCAGAAAAAGGGTAATCTTTCGGTGCTTTCGGCGCAGGGCTATGCGGTCACTGTGGTGCCGGGGGAAGCTTTCCGCCTGGTATAA